The following coding sequences are from one Nicotiana tomentosiformis chromosome 3, ASM39032v3, whole genome shotgun sequence window:
- the LOC104114683 gene encoding glycerol-3-phosphate dehydrogenase [NAD(+)] 2, chloroplastic, with protein sequence MAAHVATRKSQLEVNMLVRDPQVCRSINEEHRNCKYFPQHKLPENVIATTDAKAALLGADFCFHAVPVQFSSSFLEEIANHVDPGLPFISLSKGLELNTLRTMSQIIPKALKNPRQPYVALSGPSFALELMNELPTAMVVATKDKKMANSVQQLMACRNLRINTSSDVTGVEIAGALKNVLAIAAGIVEGLNLGNNSMAALVSQGCSEIRWLATKMGAKSTTLTGLSGTGDIMLTCFVSLSRNRTVGVRLGSGEKLDDILSSMNQVAEGVTTAGAVIALAQKYKVKMPVLTAVARIIDNELTPTKAVFELMNFPQVEEV encoded by the exons ATGGCTGCTCATGTTGCAACGAGAAAGTCCCAGTTGGAAGTGAATATGCTTGTAAGAGATCCTCAAGTTTGTCGATCAATAAACGAGGAACACCGTAATTG TAAATATTTTCCACAGCACAAGCTACCAGAAAATGTCATTGCAACTACAGATGCAAAAGCTGCTCTGCTAGGTGCAGATTTTTGCTTCCATGCTGTACCTGTTCAG TTCAGCTCATCCTTCCTTGAGGAAATTGCCAACCATGTTGATCCAGGCTTGCCTTTCATATCTCTCAGCAAGGGTTTGGAGCTAAACACATTAAGAACAATGTCTCAGATAATTCCCAAAGCACTGAAAAATCCTCGCCAACCCTATGTTGCTCTTTCTGGTCCTTCCTTTGCACTAGAGCTGATGAATGAACTACCAACAG CAATGGTAGTAGCTACAAAAGACAAAAAGATGGCAAATTCCGTTCAGCAACTTATGGCTTGTAGAAACCTGAGAATCAACACATCAAG TGATGTTACAGGGGTTGAAATTGCAGGTGCATTGAAAAATGTGTTGGCAATTGCAGCTGGCATTGTGGAAGGACTAAATCTTGGTAACAATTCCATGGCTGCTCTTGTTTCACAAGGTTGCTCTGAAATTCGATGGTTGGCAACAAAG ATGGGTGCAAAGTCAACAACATTAACTGGTCTATCAGGAACTGGAGATATTATGCTCACATGCTTTGTGAGCCTTTCAAGAAACAGAACAGTTGGAGTTCGTCTGGGATCGGGCGAAAAACTTGACGATATACTTAGTTCAATGAATCAG GTAGCTGAAGGGGTTACAACAGCTGGAGCTGTGATTGCTTTAGCGCAAAAGTACAAGGTTAAAATGCCAGTTTTAACAGCAGTTGCAAGGATTATCGACAACGAACTAACGCCCACAAAAGCTGTTTTTGAGTTGATGAATTTCCCTCAG